A section of the Rhizomicrobium sp. genome encodes:
- a CDS encoding asparagine synthase-related protein encodes MTAIAGMWRLDGRSDAAPACARMLAAQKIYGPDTADRWDDGFVAVGRALFRLLPEDVHDMQPLVGSSGKLVLVADIRLDNRDDLVSALGLSPTFARTLCDAAILLAAFERWDVGCLDRIVGDFAFAVWDMQRRRLVLARDPLGQRPLHYHRGAGLFAFATMPKGLHALAEIPRAPDEDRVAEFVVLLPETGSPSYFAGIERVEPGHVVTVDASGVASRRYWEPSRPSASFKTAGDYEEGLRHYVDLAVRSRLRGVSGTVATHLSAGLDSSIVTATAAREMARSGGRVMALTAVPREGYAARPDGACISDESPHAALTAALHPNIDHVAISGDATALLGELDRYFFLFEQPVRDLPNGAWVCAVNDAIRRRKISILLPGYLGNLTLSYNGVERLAQDVGRGRWLSWYRECAAVIRSGHMSRLGALGASFGPQLPPSLWAWLKRVLRGQDLDVTSHTGIHPGRLAELDLKGRARSRDLDFTYRPRKDGFATRLWALRRVDMGNVNKGTLAGWGIDQRDPTTDRRLVEFCLGVPAGLFLANGIPRALARRAFADRVPAAVLNERRRGRQGADWHESVDAARVPIAEEIARLGDCAPAARTLDLARLRGLAADWPREGWERESTELSYRIVLMRALAVGHFLRRAGGGNM; translated from the coding sequence GTGACCGCCATCGCCGGCATGTGGCGTCTCGACGGCCGGAGCGACGCGGCGCCGGCCTGCGCCCGCATGCTGGCGGCACAGAAAATCTACGGACCCGATACGGCGGATCGATGGGACGACGGTTTCGTCGCCGTCGGCCGGGCGCTGTTTCGGCTGCTGCCTGAAGACGTTCATGACATGCAGCCCCTGGTCGGCTCGTCCGGCAAGCTTGTTCTCGTGGCTGACATCCGGCTCGACAACCGCGACGACCTTGTCTCCGCGCTCGGCCTGTCGCCGACGTTCGCACGCACACTCTGCGATGCGGCGATCCTGCTGGCGGCCTTCGAGCGCTGGGATGTCGGATGCCTCGACCGCATCGTCGGCGACTTCGCCTTCGCGGTCTGGGATATGCAGCGCCGCCGCCTCGTGCTGGCGCGCGATCCTCTGGGCCAGCGGCCGCTTCACTACCACCGCGGCGCCGGCCTGTTCGCCTTTGCGACCATGCCCAAGGGCCTGCATGCCCTGGCCGAGATCCCGCGCGCGCCGGACGAGGACCGCGTGGCGGAATTCGTCGTCCTGCTGCCGGAAACGGGCTCACCGTCCTACTTCGCCGGCATCGAGCGCGTCGAGCCCGGCCATGTCGTCACGGTCGATGCGAGCGGCGTCGCGAGCCGCCGCTATTGGGAACCGTCGCGCCCGAGCGCATCCTTCAAGACGGCGGGCGATTATGAGGAGGGGTTGCGCCATTACGTCGATCTGGCCGTACGGTCGCGGCTGCGCGGCGTGTCCGGCACGGTCGCGACGCATCTGAGCGCGGGGCTCGACAGTTCCATCGTCACGGCGACGGCTGCGAGGGAAATGGCGCGTTCGGGAGGGCGCGTCATGGCGTTGACCGCGGTCCCGCGCGAGGGCTATGCGGCCCGGCCGGACGGCGCATGCATCAGCGACGAGAGCCCGCACGCGGCATTGACCGCGGCGCTCCATCCGAACATCGACCATGTCGCGATCAGCGGCGACGCGACCGCGCTGCTTGGAGAGCTCGACCGCTATTTCTTCCTGTTCGAACAGCCGGTCCGCGATCTGCCCAACGGCGCCTGGGTCTGCGCCGTCAACGACGCGATCCGCCGCCGAAAAATCTCCATATTGCTGCCCGGCTATTTGGGAAATCTGACGCTCAGCTACAACGGCGTCGAACGCCTGGCGCAGGATGTCGGACGCGGGCGCTGGCTCAGCTGGTATCGCGAATGCGCCGCGGTGATCCGCAGCGGACATATGAGCCGGTTGGGAGCGCTCGGCGCCAGCTTCGGCCCGCAATTGCCGCCTTCGCTATGGGCCTGGCTGAAGCGGGTGCTGAGGGGCCAGGATCTCGACGTGACCTCCCACACCGGCATCCATCCGGGGCGGCTCGCGGAACTCGATCTGAAGGGCAGGGCGCGGTCGCGCGATCTCGATTTCACCTATCGGCCGCGCAAGGACGGCTTTGCGACCCGGCTTTGGGCGCTTCGTCGCGTCGACATGGGAAACGTGAACAAGGGCACGCTGGCCGGCTGGGGCATCGACCAGCGCGATCCGACGACGGACCGCCGGCTGGTGGAATTCTGCCTCGGCGTACCGGCGGGGCTGTTTCTCGCGAACGGCATCCCGCGGGCGCTCGCGCGCCGGGCCTTTGCGGACCGCGTCCCCGCCGCCGTCCTCAACGAACGGCGCCGCGGCCGTCAAGGCGCCGATTGGCACGAAAGCGTCGACGCGGCGCGTGTCCCGATCGCGGAGGAAATCGCGCGGCTCGGCGATTGCGCCCCCGCGGCCCGGACGCTCGACCTGGCGCGCT
- a CDS encoding NAD(P)/FAD-dependent oxidoreductase, which produces MATATGTTPPSVRDWVARFAAALAAPARAEWSALFGEDCYWRDLLAFTWNIVTLEGRDAIAAMVREQAGSIGAGGFAPDVPALPMTDETQGWFTFETATARCRGHVQLRDGRAHILLTAMIELIGHEEIGGPRRPDGIAHRAGRGRRTWRDEREATARTLGHSVQPYCLIVGGGQNGLMLAARLKRLGVSALVIDALERPGDSWRARYHSLYLHDPVFLDHFPYLPFPDHWPLYSSKDKIADWLEIYAKAMEIDFWGGALGTAARHDAKTGEWTVTVERGGETLTLRPRQFVLATGLSGAKHIPAIPGAERFGGKHYHSADHGSGVGLAGKRCVVIGSNNSAHDICVDLWEHDARVTMIQRSPTIVVRADTMREVSKDIYYAQPGADVDLADLMGATMPFRPRTAFEKGFADHLRKIDADFYTRLEKSGFRLWHGEDETGFFMAYYRRAAGYYIDVGGSDLIAGGEIAVRHGEIAEIVEDGLRLADGTFLPADVIVYATGYRPMHEWTSHLVSPEIARKVGPCWGLGSGTEGDPGPWEGELRNMWKPTAQEGLWFQGGNLMQSRFHSLHLALQLKARMEGLPTRVFRAPPIKMTLSD; this is translated from the coding sequence GCAGAGTGGAGTGCGTTGTTCGGCGAGGACTGCTACTGGCGCGACCTGCTGGCCTTCACTTGGAACATCGTGACGCTCGAGGGGCGCGACGCGATCGCCGCCATGGTCCGGGAGCAGGCGGGTTCCATCGGCGCCGGCGGTTTCGCGCCCGACGTTCCCGCGCTGCCGATGACCGACGAGACGCAGGGCTGGTTCACCTTCGAGACCGCGACCGCGCGCTGCCGCGGCCATGTCCAGCTTCGCGACGGCCGCGCCCATATCCTTCTCACCGCCATGATCGAGCTCATCGGCCATGAAGAGATCGGCGGACCGCGCCGCCCCGACGGCATCGCGCATCGCGCCGGCAGGGGCCGCCGGACCTGGCGCGACGAGCGGGAGGCGACCGCCCGCACGCTCGGGCACAGCGTCCAGCCCTATTGCCTCATCGTCGGCGGTGGCCAGAACGGACTGATGCTCGCGGCGCGCCTCAAGCGCCTCGGCGTGTCCGCCTTGGTGATCGACGCGCTGGAAAGGCCCGGCGACAGCTGGCGCGCGCGCTATCACTCGCTCTATCTGCACGATCCGGTCTTCCTCGACCACTTCCCCTATCTGCCCTTTCCCGACCATTGGCCGCTTTACTCGTCCAAGGACAAGATCGCCGATTGGCTGGAGATCTATGCCAAGGCGATGGAGATCGATTTCTGGGGCGGTGCGCTGGGCACCGCCGCCCGCCATGACGCGAAGACGGGCGAATGGACCGTCACCGTCGAGCGCGGCGGCGAAACGCTGACGCTCCGGCCCAGGCAGTTCGTCCTCGCCACCGGCCTTTCGGGCGCGAAGCATATTCCCGCGATTCCCGGCGCCGAGCGCTTCGGCGGCAAGCACTATCATTCGGCCGACCATGGCAGCGGCGTCGGCCTGGCCGGCAAGCGCTGCGTCGTCATCGGCTCGAACAATTCGGCGCATGACATCTGCGTCGATCTCTGGGAACACGATGCGCGGGTGACGATGATCCAGCGCTCTCCTACCATCGTGGTGCGCGCCGACACGATGCGCGAGGTCTCCAAGGACATCTACTACGCGCAGCCCGGCGCGGACGTCGACCTTGCCGATCTCATGGGCGCGACCATGCCGTTCCGCCCGCGCACGGCGTTCGAGAAAGGCTTTGCCGACCATCTGCGGAAGATCGACGCCGATTTCTACACGCGCCTGGAAAAGAGTGGCTTCCGGCTCTGGCACGGCGAAGACGAGACCGGCTTCTTCATGGCGTATTATCGCCGCGCCGCGGGCTATTACATCGACGTCGGCGGTTCGGATCTGATCGCCGGCGGCGAGATCGCGGTCCGCCACGGCGAGATCGCCGAGATCGTCGAGGACGGTTTGCGCCTGGCGGACGGTACCTTCCTGCCGGCCGATGTCATCGTTTATGCGACCGGCTATCGGCCCATGCACGAATGGACCAGCCATCTCGTTTCGCCCGAGATCGCGCGCAAGGTCGGGCCCTGCTGGGGGTTGGGCTCGGGCACCGAGGGCGATCCCGGTCCCTGGGAAGGCGAGCTGCGCAACATGTGGAAGCCGACGGCGCAGGAGGGACTCTGGTTCCAGGGCGGCAATCTCATGCAGAGCCGCTTCCATTCGCTGCACCTCGCATTGCAGCTCAAGGCGCGGATGGAAGGCCTGCCGACGCGGGTCTTTCGCGCGCCGCCGATAAAGATGACGCTGAGCGACTAA
- a CDS encoding PqqD family peptide modification chaperone translates to MDNKPPLTSASRVVRSSNLVQAEVNGEIVALHIEKGTCYGLNKVGSRVWELAASPVCVLDICAILSKEYDVAPAICQSDVLDLLEGLRAEGLIDALPANTPPGP, encoded by the coding sequence ATGGACAACAAACCGCCGCTGACGTCGGCGTCTCGCGTCGTGCGCAGCAGCAACCTTGTTCAGGCCGAGGTCAATGGCGAGATCGTCGCCCTGCACATCGAAAAAGGTACCTGCTACGGACTGAACAAGGTCGGCTCGCGCGTCTGGGAGCTGGCCGCCTCGCCGGTTTGCGTCTTGGACATCTGCGCGATTCTTTCCAAGGAATATGACGTTGCGCCGGCCATCTGCCAGAGCGACGTCCTCGATCTGCTCGAAGGCTTGCGCGCGGAGGGTTTGATCGACGCGCTTCCGGCGAATACCCCGCCGGGGCCCTAA
- a CDS encoding lasso peptide biosynthesis B2 protein gives MRPFRLRELAAASAGKRLLLCETLVALSVASLAIRILPFRTVMATARHIARGPARSGAERHATCARIRWSVTTCAGRLPWHPLCFPQGLAAQWMLRRRRVPSVLYYGAAPDAAKGIVAHVWVCDRDVPVVGGQAAEGLAVLARFPSAESGHAASS, from the coding sequence GTGAGACCATTCCGCCTTCGCGAGCTCGCGGCGGCGAGCGCGGGCAAACGACTGCTTCTGTGCGAGACGCTGGTGGCGCTGTCCGTGGCGAGCCTGGCGATCAGGATTTTGCCCTTCCGGACCGTCATGGCCACCGCGCGCCACATCGCGCGCGGTCCGGCGCGTTCCGGCGCGGAGCGGCACGCCACCTGCGCACGCATCCGCTGGTCGGTGACCACCTGCGCCGGTCGCCTTCCCTGGCATCCGCTTTGTTTTCCGCAAGGGCTGGCGGCGCAATGGATGCTGCGCCGCCGCCGAGTCCCATCCGTTCTTTACTACGGCGCCGCGCCCGACGCCGCGAAGGGAATCGTGGCGCATGTGTGGGTGTGCGATCGCGATGTGCCCGTCGTGGGAGGACAAGCGGCGGAAGGCTTGGCCGTCCTGGCGAGATTTCCGTCCGCCGAGTCGGGCCACGCGGCATCCTCTTGA